Proteins co-encoded in one Hymenobacter swuensis DY53 genomic window:
- a CDS encoding GH92 family glycosyl hydrolase translates to MKLLPLAALLLASFTTFAQKAKPTENLVQYTKPLVGTARMGHTYPGATVPFGMVQLSPDTDTLSYEQNGKYNPRVYEYCAGYQYADPTIVGFSHTHFSGTGHSDLGDFLVMPTTGPLQLNPGTADQPERGFRSRFSHQNEVAEPAYYRVKLDDHNIVAELTASNRVGMHLYTFPQSEQAHIILDLTAGIYNYPDKNVWTFVRVENDSLVTGYRQTHGWARTRTEYFAMSFSKPFVSYGSRNLSKKQVYRGFWGRFDQTKNFPELAGEQLRLFFDFKTTAGEQVKVKMALSGVSTEGALRNMRAEVPGWDFEAVKRAGQALWQQELSKVVVESPKRTDKENFYTAMYHAALSPTTYMDVDGQYRGLDQNIHKAAGFTNYTSFSLWDTYRALHPLYNLLQAKRNADMVQSMLAHFDQSTMHMLPIWSHYANENWCMIGYHSVPVIVDAVLKGVVPADQAQRALNACVTTAHQQRYDGIGLYEQLGYVPEDKSGASVSKTLEYAYDDWCIAQLARKLGKTDIEAEFSKRAQNWQNVYDSRINFMRPRLADGSFRPRFDVLSTNDQGFIEGNAWNYSLYVPQDPAALIAKMGGEKKFLPHLDSLFTMHLPDKFFAETEDITRDGIIGNYVHGNEPAHHVAYLYNWTSQPYKTQARVRMILPKMYRPTPDGLGGNDDCGQMSAWYIFSALGFYPVAPGSPEYALGSPAVHGATINLENGNTFRITVKNQSDKNVYVKEARLNGQKLTRPFLQYADVVKGGELVFTMAARPSSFK, encoded by the coding sequence ATGAAACTACTGCCGCTTGCCGCGCTGCTCTTAGCGTCCTTCACAACCTTCGCCCAAAAAGCCAAGCCCACCGAAAACCTCGTGCAATACACCAAGCCGCTGGTGGGCACGGCCCGGATGGGGCACACGTATCCGGGGGCCACGGTGCCCTTCGGTATGGTGCAGCTCTCCCCCGATACCGACACGCTGAGTTACGAGCAGAACGGCAAGTACAACCCGCGCGTGTACGAGTACTGCGCCGGCTACCAGTACGCCGACCCTACCATCGTCGGCTTCTCGCACACTCACTTCAGCGGCACCGGCCACTCCGATTTGGGCGACTTTCTGGTGATGCCCACCACCGGCCCGCTCCAACTCAACCCCGGTACCGCCGACCAGCCTGAACGGGGTTTCCGCTCCCGGTTTTCGCACCAGAACGAGGTGGCCGAGCCCGCCTACTACCGCGTCAAGCTCGACGACCACAACATTGTGGCCGAGCTGACGGCCTCCAACCGGGTGGGCATGCACCTGTACACGTTCCCGCAGTCGGAGCAGGCGCACATTATCCTCGACCTCACGGCCGGCATCTACAACTACCCCGACAAGAACGTCTGGACCTTTGTGCGGGTGGAAAACGACTCGCTCGTGACCGGCTACCGCCAAACCCACGGGTGGGCGCGCACTCGCACCGAGTACTTCGCCATGAGCTTCTCGAAGCCGTTCGTGAGCTACGGAAGCCGCAACCTGTCCAAGAAACAAGTGTACCGCGGCTTCTGGGGCCGCTTCGACCAAACCAAGAACTTCCCCGAGCTGGCCGGCGAGCAGCTGCGCTTGTTCTTCGATTTCAAGACCACGGCCGGGGAGCAGGTGAAGGTGAAAATGGCGTTGTCGGGGGTGAGCACCGAGGGGGCGCTGCGCAACATGCGGGCCGAAGTGCCGGGCTGGGACTTCGAGGCGGTGAAGCGGGCCGGGCAGGCGCTGTGGCAGCAGGAGCTAAGCAAAGTGGTTGTTGAGTCGCCGAAGCGGACGGACAAGGAGAACTTCTACACCGCCATGTACCACGCCGCCCTCAGTCCCACCACCTACATGGACGTGGACGGCCAGTACCGCGGCCTCGACCAGAATATTCACAAGGCCGCGGGCTTCACCAACTACACGTCGTTTTCGCTCTGGGACACCTACCGCGCCCTGCACCCGCTCTACAACCTGCTGCAAGCCAAGCGCAACGCCGACATGGTGCAGTCCATGCTGGCCCACTTCGACCAGAGCACGATGCACATGCTGCCCATCTGGAGCCACTACGCCAACGAAAACTGGTGCATGATTGGCTACCACTCGGTGCCCGTAATCGTGGATGCCGTGCTGAAAGGCGTAGTACCCGCCGACCAGGCCCAGCGTGCCCTCAACGCCTGCGTAACCACCGCCCACCAGCAGCGCTACGACGGCATTGGCCTCTACGAGCAGCTCGGCTACGTGCCCGAAGACAAAAGCGGCGCGTCGGTTTCCAAAACGCTGGAATACGCCTACGACGACTGGTGCATTGCGCAACTGGCCCGCAAGCTGGGCAAGACAGACATTGAAGCCGAGTTCAGCAAGCGGGCCCAGAACTGGCAGAACGTGTATGACAGCCGCATCAACTTCATGCGCCCCCGCCTCGCCGATGGCAGCTTCCGCCCGCGCTTCGACGTGCTGAGCACCAACGACCAGGGCTTCATCGAGGGCAACGCCTGGAACTACAGCCTCTACGTGCCCCAGGACCCGGCCGCGCTCATCGCCAAGATGGGCGGCGAGAAGAAGTTTCTGCCCCACCTCGATTCGCTGTTCACCATGCACCTGCCCGACAAGTTCTTCGCCGAAACCGAGGATATCACCCGCGACGGTATCATCGGCAACTACGTGCACGGCAACGAGCCCGCCCACCACGTGGCCTACCTCTACAACTGGACCAGCCAGCCCTACAAAACCCAGGCCCGCGTCCGCATGATTCTGCCCAAAATGTACCGCCCCACCCCCGACGGCCTCGGCGGCAACGACGACTGCGGGCAGATGTCGGCTTGGTACATCTTCTCGGCGCTGGGCTTCTACCCCGTGGCCCCCGGCTCGCCGGAGTACGCCCTCGGCAGCCCCGCCGTGCACGGCGCCACCATCAACCTAGAGAACGGCAACACCTTCCGCATCACCGTCAAAAACCAGAGCGACAAAAACGTCTACGTGAAGGAAGCCCGCCTCAACGGCCAGAAGCTTACGCGGCCGTTTTTGCAGTATGCCGATGTGGTGAAGGGTGGGGAGTTGGTGTTTACGATGGCGGCGCGCCCTTCTTCTTTTAAGTGA
- a CDS encoding nuclear transport factor 2 family protein has product MNRLPLATLLLLLTAACAPVRPAATVSVVAPPPVSPELYRTIARLDSAMFVAFNQHDVATLQTFFAEDLEFYHDKGGLANFQQTMQGFQRLFDQNKTTGLNRQLVPGTLEVYPINNYGAVETYQHRFCHVENGRDDCGTFKNMMVWRLRDGRWQVTRVVSYGH; this is encoded by the coding sequence ATGAACCGTCTGCCGCTTGCTACGCTGCTCCTGCTGCTCACCGCAGCCTGCGCGCCGGTGCGCCCCGCTGCTACCGTATCGGTCGTGGCCCCGCCGCCGGTGTCGCCGGAGCTGTACCGCACTATTGCCCGCCTCGACAGTGCCATGTTCGTGGCTTTCAATCAGCACGATGTGGCCACGCTGCAAACGTTCTTCGCCGAAGACCTGGAGTTCTACCACGATAAAGGCGGCCTGGCCAACTTCCAGCAAACCATGCAGGGCTTCCAGCGCCTGTTCGACCAAAACAAAACCACCGGCCTCAACCGCCAGCTCGTGCCCGGTACCCTGGAAGTGTACCCCATCAACAACTACGGGGCCGTGGAAACCTACCAGCACCGCTTCTGCCACGTGGAAAACGGCCGCGACGACTGCGGCACCTTCAAGAACATGATGGTGTGGCGCCTACGCGACGGGCGCTGGCAGGTGACGCGGGTGGTGAGTTATGGGCATTGA
- the trxA gene encoding thioredoxin has protein sequence MPKKSFSELISSPGMPVLVDFYADWCGPCKTMAPILEQVASQHQGKLKVIKIDVDRNQAAAQQFRVQSIPTLILFHKGQPVWRQAGVVSAAQISQVVQGVQG, from the coding sequence ATGCCTAAGAAATCATTTTCCGAACTCATTAGCAGCCCTGGCATGCCGGTTCTCGTCGATTTTTATGCCGACTGGTGCGGCCCCTGCAAAACCATGGCTCCTATTTTGGAGCAGGTGGCCAGCCAGCACCAGGGCAAACTCAAAGTCATCAAGATTGACGTGGACCGTAACCAGGCTGCCGCTCAGCAGTTCCGCGTGCAGAGTATTCCAACGTTGATTCTGTTTCATAAAGGCCAGCCGGTGTGGCGGCAGGCAGGTGTGGTTTCGGCTGCCCAGATCAGCCAGGTAGTGCAGGGCGTACAAGGATAG
- a CDS encoding DUF6687 family protein, whose translation MPAKHFIPFRQLRRQPAIVVDSTSLGASLTLAHWRGAATPEPLRDDTSAGSVLRALHHPDTPGLEAAAVTANHFDIDGFVGVWALLNPELARQHEPLLRLIATLGDFREIDWQNPLADHALRVVCWLNAEEKARFYEPFGAPARRRREEEASVEKFTWFLPRFAAVMTQPETVRAVWGPEYTRIKQGVAVMQSAATTVRQYPEIGLTVVRTPGPLPYYALFSPSIGADMVLSLYDGNRYEFEYKYTTWVDLESRPTLPRLALDALTRRLNELELPSRRWTFDGITDTGPLLRLSSKSLTKVQRYADPDQRPMYPSSISVEQLEQEIVAFFRAGYADIEPRRYWSWAEIREAGKRVLPTE comes from the coding sequence ATGCCCGCAAAACACTTCATTCCTTTTCGCCAGCTGCGGCGGCAGCCTGCCATCGTAGTTGACAGTACCAGCCTGGGAGCCAGCCTCACGCTGGCCCACTGGCGCGGGGCTGCCACCCCCGAGCCGTTGCGCGACGACACCAGTGCCGGCTCGGTACTGCGGGCTTTGCACCACCCCGACACGCCCGGCCTGGAAGCCGCTGCCGTGACGGCCAATCATTTTGATATTGATGGTTTTGTGGGCGTATGGGCTTTGCTGAACCCGGAACTGGCCCGGCAGCACGAGCCACTGCTGCGCCTAATAGCCACGCTGGGGGACTTCCGCGAAATTGACTGGCAGAATCCTCTGGCCGACCACGCCCTGCGGGTAGTATGCTGGCTGAATGCCGAGGAAAAAGCCCGATTTTATGAGCCCTTCGGAGCCCCGGCTCGGCGGCGGCGCGAGGAGGAGGCTTCAGTGGAGAAGTTCACCTGGTTTCTGCCGCGCTTCGCGGCAGTGATGACCCAGCCGGAAACAGTTCGCGCCGTCTGGGGGCCGGAATACACGCGGATAAAACAAGGAGTGGCCGTTATGCAGAGTGCAGCTACAACTGTGCGGCAGTACCCGGAGATTGGGTTGACGGTGGTACGCACACCGGGGCCGCTGCCGTATTACGCCTTGTTCAGCCCCAGCATCGGGGCCGATATGGTGTTGAGCCTTTACGACGGCAACCGGTACGAATTCGAGTACAAATACACCACCTGGGTTGACCTGGAAAGCCGCCCTACGCTGCCCCGCCTGGCCCTGGATGCTCTTACAAGACGCCTGAACGAGTTGGAGCTCCCCAGCCGCCGTTGGACTTTTGATGGTATTACGGATACTGGTCCGCTGCTGCGCCTGAGCAGCAAAAGCCTTACCAAAGTGCAGCGCTACGCCGACCCCGACCAACGTCCTATGTATCCTTCTTCTATTTCGGTGGAGCAACTGGAGCAGGAAATAGTGGCGTTTTTTCGGGCGGGTTACGCTGACATCGAGCCCCGGCGTTACTGGAGTTGGGCAGAAATCCGGGAGGCTGGTAAACGTGTTCTACCAACTGAGTAA
- a CDS encoding IS5 family transposase (programmed frameshift), giving the protein MRRYELKDADWARLAPLLPGKVGDAGRSAADNRLFVNAVLWIARSGAPWRDLPERFGPWNSVYRRFRRWAQTGVWQRVFEAVQDPDLDWAMLDSTSVRAHQHAAGQKKAAPPAEALGRSRGGFTSKLHVVVDALGNPLRLALTPGQQADCTIAADLLAGLRVGAVLADKAYDTNALVAQISRMGAAVIVPSKRSRRTARALDRNLYADRNKVERFFNRLKQYRRLATRYDKTASSFLAFAQCAATFLWLL; this is encoded by the exons ATGCGCCGTTACGAACTCAAAGATGCTGATTGGGCGCGGTTAGCGCCGTTGTTGCCCGGCAAAGTCGGGGACGCGGGCCGTTCGGCCGCTGACAACCGGCTGTTCGTCAATGCCGTGCTCTGGATTGCCCGCAGCGGAGCACCGTGGCGCGATTTGCCCGAGCGGTTCGGGCCGTGGAATTCGGTGTACCGGCGCTTCCGGCGCTGGGCGCAAACTGGCGTTTGGCAACGCGTGTTCGAAGCCGTGCAGGACCCGGACCTGGACTGGGCCATGCTCGACTCGACCAGCGTGCGGGCCCACCAGCACGCGGCCGGGCAAAAAAAAGCAGCGCCCC CGGCCGAAGCCCTCGGCCGTTCCCGCGGCGGCTTTACCAGCAAGCTCCACGTCGTCGTAGACGCGCTGGGCAACCCGTTGCGGTTGGCCCTCACGCCGGGCCAACAGGCCGATTGTACCATCGCCGCCGACCTGTTGGCCGGCTTGAGGGTGGGCGCCGTGCTGGCGGATAAAGCGTACGATACCAACGCCTTGGTTGCCCAAATCAGTCGGATGGGAGCGGCGGTCATCGTGCCCAGCAAACGCAGCCGGCGTACGGCCCGTGCACTAGACCGCAACCTGTACGCGGACCGCAACAAGGTCGAGCGCTTCTTTAATCGCCTCAAGCAGTACCGCCGTTTGGCCACGCGTTACGATAAAACCGCTTCCTCTTTCCTTGCCTTTGCTCAATGCGCCGCAACTTTCCTCTGGCTCCTCTAA
- a CDS encoding AAA family ATPase: MKILRVRFLNLNSLRGEHAVDFSLSPLADAGLFAITGATGAGKTTILDAITLALYGQVPRHETSGPEHVMSHGTGESWAEVEFEVNGRQFRSKWGQHRGRRKAENPLQDSKMELSERQVAADGTESWSFLETYKSKVPAKVAELSGLEYKQFLRSVLLAQGDFTRFLKAPAGERAQLLEKITDTRKYSDISRAAFEQAKQQTQLVEQLRQGLEGVTLLSPEEVAYLEAELQTLNTQLAQATAAQEQWREARQWQLRLQELRLREQTTRERQQELVAQAEPLIPLRQRLALHQQAAPFATEYALLRQAEEQFAHLRQEVARLQKQLPQLTAQRATADATRTTARLAHEQAVAAQQQQEPKLREAELLDQAIAAAQQRLDAGKQEYQERNAQWKEQNREAAEAAGQTQLQQQQAHELRVWLTRWAVLGGVAEALPPLTGYLQDWQHIQTEVAELEQSLTIRQQQLAAATATETASTQQLHDTHAQLAAITGQLAAATATRRQWQQQLSHHVARLHREEAALDAALQDSRRLTHAHQLILTHEEARHHLTVGEPCPLCGAQEHPYAAGVLGISADSVHRDQEREQELTRQTVALKGRVNRLASISGLLETDTTPHLPTETPVLRWFSEEEETTIPATIRALVQELRTLEQQQQQAHLTQTRAEADQHNARQQQQQLRAELERNTLRLQDSREQMPKIREIITSLLQSFGLEFSGENGPALVRELDAAGADFRQRQQQAEKLERELGLNEERTKAAAQRRDELQQWLTKRLAELKTDHEAIQHQQQQRRELLAESDVAQVRQQLQDAMRRTDQARQQADQQFQQHDTALTVATDQLQQREQDARQQQMAHETRHAALAENLRHAGLTPDPAMLPTLLLPEPEAAALQQQLLHHEQETALAERTHQETRQELAHEEARALTPEPLEVLDHHLSTGQQQVATLNQQLGQRQERLNTHLAGQQRHAALVLELEKQQQEARRWRQLAELIGSADGKKFSEFAQGLTLARLVDLANRHLHRFTDRYRILRNPEQHLDLLIQDEYQAGATRSMNSLSGGESFLVSLALALGLSELAGRRTQIDTLFIDEGFGTLDPDTLEVALSALEMLQGTGKTIGIISHVEALKERVTTQINVRKEAGGVSSLRVVGFGEEI; encoded by the coding sequence ATGAAAATTCTCCGCGTCCGTTTTCTCAACCTCAATTCCTTACGTGGAGAGCATGCCGTTGACTTCAGCCTTTCGCCATTGGCCGATGCCGGGCTCTTTGCCATAACGGGTGCTACCGGCGCGGGCAAAACTACCATTCTCGACGCCATTACGCTGGCCCTCTACGGCCAAGTGCCCCGCCACGAAACCAGCGGCCCCGAGCACGTGATGAGCCACGGCACCGGGGAGAGCTGGGCCGAAGTGGAGTTTGAGGTGAACGGCCGGCAGTTCCGCAGCAAGTGGGGGCAGCACCGGGGCCGCCGCAAGGCAGAAAACCCGCTTCAGGACTCTAAAATGGAGCTGAGCGAGCGGCAGGTGGCGGCCGATGGCACCGAAAGCTGGAGCTTCCTCGAAACCTATAAGTCGAAGGTTCCCGCGAAAGTGGCCGAGCTGAGCGGGTTGGAGTACAAGCAGTTTCTGCGCTCCGTGCTGCTGGCCCAGGGCGACTTCACCCGCTTCCTGAAAGCCCCCGCCGGGGAGCGGGCCCAGCTCCTGGAAAAGATTACCGACACCCGCAAATACTCCGACATCTCGCGGGCGGCCTTCGAGCAGGCCAAGCAACAAACCCAGCTGGTAGAGCAGCTGCGCCAGGGCCTGGAGGGCGTAACGTTACTTTCCCCTGAGGAAGTCGCCTATCTGGAAGCGGAGCTACAGACCCTCAACACCCAGCTCGCTCAAGCCACGGCGGCCCAGGAACAGTGGCGGGAAGCCCGGCAGTGGCAGCTGCGCCTGCAGGAGCTGCGGCTGCGGGAACAGACTACCCGGGAACGGCAGCAGGAGCTGGTAGCCCAGGCCGAGCCGCTGATTCCGCTGCGCCAGCGGCTGGCCCTGCATCAGCAGGCGGCTCCCTTTGCCACCGAATACGCGCTGTTGCGTCAGGCCGAGGAGCAGTTCGCTCACCTACGACAAGAAGTAGCGCGGCTCCAGAAACAGCTGCCGCAGCTCACGGCGCAGCGCGCCACCGCCGACGCTACCCGCACCACCGCCCGGCTGGCCCATGAGCAGGCCGTAGCTGCCCAGCAGCAGCAGGAGCCTAAGCTGCGGGAAGCGGAACTGCTGGACCAGGCCATTGCCGCCGCCCAGCAAAGACTTGACGCAGGAAAACAGGAATATCAGGAACGTAACGCGCAGTGGAAGGAGCAGAACCGGGAGGCCGCCGAAGCCGCCGGCCAGACGCAGCTTCAGCAGCAGCAGGCGCATGAGCTGCGTGTCTGGCTCACGCGCTGGGCCGTGCTGGGTGGAGTTGCCGAGGCCTTGCCCCCACTCACAGGCTACCTCCAGGACTGGCAGCACATTCAGACGGAAGTAGCGGAGCTGGAGCAAAGCCTGACCATCCGCCAGCAGCAGCTGGCAGCGGCTACCGCTACAGAAACGGCCAGCACCCAACAACTGCACGATACCCACGCCCAGCTGGCGGCTATTACCGGGCAGCTGGCGGCGGCTACCGCTACGCGCCGGCAGTGGCAGCAGCAGTTGAGTCACCATGTGGCACGGCTGCACCGCGAGGAAGCCGCGCTGGATGCCGCCCTGCAGGACTCGCGCCGGCTCACACACGCGCACCAGCTCATTCTCACCCACGAAGAGGCGCGGCATCATCTCACCGTCGGTGAACCGTGTCCGCTGTGCGGAGCCCAGGAGCATCCGTACGCGGCCGGCGTACTGGGCATCAGTGCCGACTCGGTACACCGCGACCAGGAACGGGAGCAGGAACTGACCCGCCAGACGGTTGCCCTGAAAGGCCGCGTTAATCGACTGGCCAGCATCAGCGGACTACTGGAAACCGATACTACGCCACATCTGCCCACCGAAACACCGGTGCTGCGCTGGTTTTCCGAGGAAGAAGAAACGACCATTCCGGCCACCATACGCGCGCTGGTGCAGGAGCTTCGTACGCTGGAGCAGCAGCAGCAGCAGGCTCACCTGACCCAGACCAGAGCCGAGGCCGACCAGCACAACGCGCGGCAGCAGCAACAGCAGTTGCGGGCGGAGTTGGAGCGCAACACTCTGCGCCTCCAGGACTCTCGGGAGCAGATGCCCAAAATCCGGGAAATCATCACCAGTCTGTTGCAATCGTTCGGGCTGGAATTTTCGGGCGAAAACGGACCGGCGCTGGTGCGGGAACTGGACGCCGCCGGCGCAGATTTTCGCCAGCGGCAGCAGCAGGCCGAGAAGCTGGAACGGGAGTTGGGCCTGAACGAAGAGCGGACCAAAGCCGCCGCTCAACGCCGCGACGAGTTGCAGCAGTGGCTTACGAAGCGGCTCGCGGAGCTGAAAACCGACCACGAGGCCATTCAGCACCAGCAGCAGCAACGCCGGGAGCTACTGGCCGAATCCGACGTGGCCCAGGTGCGGCAGCAGCTGCAGGATGCCATGCGCCGCACCGATCAGGCCCGGCAACAGGCCGACCAGCAATTTCAGCAGCACGATACGGCCCTGACCGTAGCTACCGACCAGCTCCAACAGCGCGAACAGGATGCTAGGCAGCAGCAAATGGCTCACGAAACCCGCCACGCCGCCCTGGCGGAAAACCTGCGCCATGCCGGCCTCACCCCTGACCCAGCCATGTTGCCCACGTTGCTTTTGCCCGAGCCGGAAGCCGCCGCACTCCAGCAGCAGTTGCTGCACCACGAGCAGGAAACGGCACTGGCCGAGCGTACGCACCAGGAAACCCGGCAGGAGCTGGCCCACGAGGAGGCCCGGGCCCTCACCCCCGAGCCCCTCGAAGTCCTCGACCACCATCTCAGCACCGGGCAGCAGCAGGTGGCCACGCTCAACCAACAGTTGGGGCAGCGGCAGGAGCGCCTAAATACCCACCTAGCGGGCCAGCAGCGGCACGCGGCGTTGGTGCTGGAGCTGGAAAAGCAGCAGCAGGAAGCCCGGCGCTGGCGGCAGCTGGCCGAACTTATCGGCTCCGCCGATGGCAAAAAATTCAGTGAGTTTGCCCAGGGCCTCACCCTGGCCCGCCTCGTGGATCTGGCCAACCGCCACCTGCACCGCTTCACCGACCGGTACCGCATTCTGCGCAACCCCGAGCAGCACCTCGACCTGCTGATTCAGGACGAATATCAGGCCGGGGCTACCCGCTCCATGAACTCGCTGTCGGGCGGGGAGAGTTTTCTGGTGAGTCTGGCGTTGGCCCTGGGCCTCTCGGAGCTGGCCGGCCGCCGCACCCAGATTGATACCCTGTTCATTGATGAGGGATTCGGTACGCTCGACCCCGATACGCTGGAAGTTGCCCTCTCGGCCCTGGAAATGCTGCAGGGCACCGGCAAAACCATTGGCATCATTTCCCATGTCGAGGCCCTGAAAGAGCGCGTCACCACCCAGATCAACGTGCGCAAAGAAGCCGGGGGCGTCAGTTCGCTACGGGTGGTTGGCTTCGGGGAAGAGATATGA
- a CDS encoding TonB-dependent receptor: MTLRFTGLLLLGALGAGLPHSVQAQVRHTLTGTIRAAADGAPLPGATVAVPALGLGTSTDAAGAFSLTLPAGRHQLVISFIGYTTQTRDVNLTRNQRLSVPLASAGNELGEVVIEGTGTLEEKLRTPQMSVERLTAREAKLLPALFGEVDILKTLQLKPGVQNGGEGTSGLFVRGGSSDQNLVLVDDALVYNPSHLFGLFSVFNPDAVQSVDLYKGGFPAQYGGRLSSVIDVKMREGNREKLGVSGGLGLISSRLTVEGPLGKRAGKEPAKGSFLVSGRRTYFDVFTRQINRLSEDNPDYNPIPDYYFYDFNAKANYTLGPKDQVFLSGYYGRDKFGFNSQGGFDFGFSWGNSVAAARWNHVFNPRLYLNTTASFTDYQYQVSNKLDQFSFNLGSNIRDYSLRSDLDYTPNERHALKLGIQATHHDFGVGRLQAGSGDGSLNIGSTVGYTGIEGALYASDNFRPSEKWQLEYGLRLTGFRSGSNGYVGLEPRGAARYSLSPVTSLKASYALMYQYVHLVTNSGATLPTDIWYPSRLSVKPQRSQQVATGVSFLLGEGKYLLSNELYYKWSQNQVDFKDGAQLFVNPDLDSEFLFGKGWAYGSEVYLEKKTGRTTGWIGYTLSWSKRQFLPQRGTSGINNGRVFYPNYDRRHNLTVVVLHQLTERLNLTGSFVYTTGNATTLPAGRFAVQDIYGENLTAVPIYPDRNSYRLAPYNRLDLGLVWKMKPTKWFPESDLTFSVYNAYNRRNPYFVYFDQVRAGGEDTPVTSFRARQVSLFPVIPSVTYNFKF, translated from the coding sequence ATGACGCTCCGGTTCACTGGTTTACTACTTCTTGGGGCGCTGGGCGCTGGCCTGCCTCACTCGGTGCAGGCGCAGGTCCGCCATACGCTTACGGGCACCATTCGGGCCGCAGCCGATGGCGCACCACTACCCGGCGCTACCGTGGCCGTGCCGGCCCTGGGGCTGGGCACCAGCACCGATGCCGCCGGGGCTTTCTCGCTCACGCTGCCCGCCGGCCGCCATCAGCTGGTCATCTCCTTTATTGGATACACCACGCAAACCCGTGACGTGAACCTGACCCGCAACCAGCGCCTGAGTGTGCCGCTGGCCTCCGCCGGCAATGAGTTGGGCGAAGTGGTGATTGAGGGCACCGGTACCCTGGAAGAAAAGCTGCGCACCCCCCAGATGAGCGTGGAGCGCCTCACGGCCCGCGAGGCCAAGCTGCTGCCCGCCCTGTTCGGAGAGGTGGACATCCTCAAAACTCTGCAACTAAAGCCCGGCGTGCAGAATGGAGGAGAGGGTACCTCCGGCCTGTTCGTGCGCGGCGGCTCCTCCGACCAGAACCTGGTGCTGGTGGATGACGCCTTGGTGTATAACCCGAGTCACCTGTTCGGGCTGTTTTCGGTGTTTAACCCCGATGCCGTGCAGTCGGTGGATTTGTACAAGGGCGGCTTTCCGGCGCAGTACGGTGGCCGGCTTTCGTCGGTAATTGACGTGAAGATGCGCGAGGGCAACCGCGAAAAGCTGGGCGTCAGCGGCGGCCTAGGCCTGATTTCGTCGCGCCTGACGGTGGAAGGGCCGCTGGGCAAGCGCGCGGGCAAGGAGCCGGCCAAGGGCTCCTTTCTGGTTTCGGGCCGGCGCACGTACTTCGATGTGTTCACGCGCCAGATAAACCGCCTGAGCGAAGACAACCCCGACTACAACCCCATTCCCGACTATTACTTCTACGACTTCAACGCCAAAGCGAACTACACGCTTGGGCCCAAGGACCAGGTGTTTCTGAGCGGCTACTACGGGCGCGACAAGTTCGGCTTCAACTCGCAGGGCGGCTTTGACTTCGGGTTTTCCTGGGGCAATTCGGTGGCGGCGGCGCGCTGGAACCACGTGTTCAACCCGCGGCTGTACCTGAATACCACGGCCTCGTTCACCGATTACCAATATCAGGTTTCCAATAAGCTCGACCAGTTCAGCTTTAACCTGGGCTCCAACATCCGCGACTACTCGCTCCGCTCCGACCTCGACTACACCCCCAACGAGCGGCACGCGCTGAAGCTTGGCATTCAGGCCACGCACCACGATTTCGGGGTGGGCCGTTTGCAGGCCGGCTCCGGCGACGGCAGCCTCAATATTGGCTCCACGGTAGGCTACACCGGCATAGAAGGCGCTTTGTACGCCTCCGACAACTTCCGGCCCTCCGAGAAGTGGCAGCTGGAATACGGCCTGCGCCTGACGGGTTTCCGTAGCGGCAGCAACGGCTACGTGGGCCTAGAGCCCCGGGGCGCCGCCCGCTATTCTCTCTCGCCGGTAACCTCTTTGAAGGCCAGCTACGCATTGATGTACCAGTACGTGCACTTGGTCACGAACTCGGGAGCCACCTTGCCCACGGATATCTGGTATCCGTCGCGGCTGTCGGTGAAGCCGCAACGCTCACAGCAGGTGGCCACGGGCGTGAGCTTTCTGCTGGGCGAGGGCAAGTACCTGCTCAGCAACGAACTGTACTACAAATGGTCCCAGAACCAGGTCGATTTCAAGGATGGCGCGCAGCTATTTGTGAATCCTGACCTCGACTCAGAATTCCTGTTTGGCAAGGGCTGGGCGTACGGCAGTGAGGTGTACCTGGAGAAGAAAACCGGCCGCACCACCGGCTGGATCGGCTACACCCTGAGCTGGAGCAAGCGGCAGTTTCTGCCCCAGCGCGGTACCAGCGGCATCAACAACGGCCGCGTGTTCTACCCCAACTACGACCGGCGCCACAACCTGACGGTGGTGGTGCTGCACCAGCTCACGGAGCGCCTGAACCTGACGGGCTCGTTCGTGTACACCACCGGCAACGCCACCACCCTGCCCGCTGGCCGCTTTGCGGTACAGGACATCTACGGCGAAAACCTAACGGCCGTGCCCATTTATCCCGACCGTAACTCCTACCGCTTGGCCCCCTACAACCGCCTCGATCTGGGCCTGGTCTGGAAGATGAAGCCGACCAAGTGGTTTCCGGAGTCGGATCTGACCTTTAGCGTATACAACGCCTACAACCGCCGCAACCCCTATTTCGTGTACTTCGACCAGGTGCGGGCCGGCGGCGAGGATACGCCCGTGACGAGCTTCCGGGCCCGGCAGGTTTCCCTGTTTCCGGTGATTCCGTCCGTTACCTACAACTTCAAATTTTAA